One genomic window of Oleomonas cavernae includes the following:
- a CDS encoding ABC transporter substrate-binding protein: MSTKSRRKGPSRRSFLKGGAALAGTAIGSGAITGFPTLWAQNIKDVTLRQFGTGVSNLNAIADKVKSDLGFTLAMTALDSDAITQRAVTQPKSFDIADIEYWICKKVFPTGGLQPMDVKKIKYFDKIVPIFVTGKLTPESVIAQGTAPHTVSFVESPEAKAFAKQPTQWMTLIPTIYNADTLGIRPDLVGRPISNWKDLLDPAFKGKASILNIPSIGIMDAAMVCESAGLWKYADKGNMSKEEIDKTMGVLTEAKKAGQFRAFWKSFDESVNLMASGEVIIQSMWSPAVAAVRSKGIPCVYQPLKEGYRAWGGGLGIAKHLSGLELDCAYEYINWYLSGWCGAYLNRQGYYSAVLDTAKEFMSPEEWAFWMEGKPAAADILSPEGKVMEKAGAVRDGGAFVERMGAVACWNSVMDEDRYMIKKWNEFIAA, from the coding sequence ATGAGCACCAAGTCACGTCGCAAGGGGCCTTCCCGCCGCAGCTTCCTCAAAGGCGGCGCCGCCCTTGCCGGCACTGCGATCGGCAGCGGCGCCATCACCGGCTTCCCCACCCTGTGGGCGCAGAACATCAAGGACGTCACCCTGCGCCAGTTCGGCACCGGCGTGTCCAACCTCAATGCCATCGCCGACAAGGTGAAGTCCGACCTGGGCTTCACCCTGGCCATGACCGCACTCGATTCCGACGCGATCACCCAGCGCGCGGTGACCCAGCCCAAATCCTTCGACATCGCCGACATCGAATACTGGATCTGTAAGAAGGTCTTCCCGACCGGCGGCCTGCAGCCGATGGACGTGAAGAAGATCAAGTATTTCGACAAGATCGTGCCTATCTTCGTCACCGGCAAGCTGACGCCTGAATCGGTGATCGCCCAGGGCACCGCCCCGCACACCGTCAGCTTTGTCGAGTCGCCGGAGGCCAAGGCCTTCGCCAAGCAACCCACCCAGTGGATGACCCTGATCCCGACCATCTACAACGCCGACACGCTGGGCATCCGCCCCGACCTGGTGGGCCGCCCGATCAGCAACTGGAAGGACCTGCTCGACCCTGCCTTCAAGGGCAAGGCCTCGATCCTGAACATCCCCTCGATCGGCATCATGGATGCGGCCATGGTCTGCGAATCCGCGGGCCTGTGGAAATATGCTGACAAGGGCAACATGTCGAAGGAAGAGATCGACAAGACCATGGGTGTGCTGACCGAGGCCAAGAAGGCCGGCCAGTTCCGCGCCTTCTGGAAGAGCTTCGACGAGAGCGTGAACCTGATGGCCTCGGGCGAGGTCATCATCCAGTCCATGTGGTCGCCGGCGGTGGCTGCCGTCCGCTCCAAGGGCATTCCCTGCGTCTACCAGCCGCTCAAGGAAGGTTACCGCGCCTGGGGCGGCGGCCTTGGCATCGCCAAGCACCTGAGCGGCCTCGAGCTCGACTGTGCCTATGAATACATCAACTGGTACCTGTCGGGCTGGTGCGGCGCCTACCTGAACCGCCAGGGTTACTACTCGGCCGTGCTCGACACCGCCAAGGAATTCATGTCGCCGGAAGAATGGGCCTTCTGGATGGAAGGCAAGCCCGCCGCCGCCGACATCCTCAGCCCCGAAGGCAAGGTGATGGAAAAGGCCGGTGCCGTGCGCGACGGCGGCGCCTTCGTCGAGCGTATGGGGGCGGTCGCCTGCTGGAACTCGGTCATGGACGAGGATCGTTACATGATCAAGAAGTGGAACGAGTTCATCGCCGCCTGA
- a CDS encoding allantoate amidohydrolase: protein MRPTVNDLTLGQRLYERLEAFARHSEDEGKLTRTFLSGAHKAAADELAGWMRAAGMKVETDAIGNVVGRYEATTSGAPCLMLGSHIDTVRDAGKYDGNMGVLAALACVEAFHQAGDRFPFAIEVVAFGDEEGVRFPVTLSGSRAIAGSFDTTTLSLRDKDGISLREALVAFGCDPARIGQIARKREQILAFVELHIEQGPVLEDEGLAVGAVTAINGASRLSVEVKGVANHAGTVPMHLRRDALAAAAEMMLAVEARGRAEAELVATVGRVDVMPGAINVIPGLVRFTMDVRSPSDAARRRAVADIDRRIAEIAQARGVESAITLTHEAAACRCAPELVEAIGGAIARAGLAVKRLPSGAGHDAMAFSRLCPVGMIFVRCEKGISHNPAEAITIEDADISMRVLMDFIKNFDAEKPSPPFRGERVG from the coding sequence ATGCGCCCGACCGTCAACGACCTGACACTCGGCCAGCGGCTCTACGAGCGGCTCGAAGCCTTTGCCCGGCACTCGGAGGACGAGGGAAAGCTGACCCGCACCTTCCTGTCGGGCGCCCACAAGGCCGCCGCCGACGAATTGGCCGGCTGGATGCGCGCCGCCGGCATGAAGGTCGAGACCGACGCCATCGGCAACGTCGTCGGCCGCTATGAAGCGACCACCTCCGGCGCACCCTGCCTGATGCTGGGCAGCCACATCGACACCGTGCGCGACGCCGGCAAATACGACGGCAACATGGGTGTCCTGGCCGCACTCGCCTGCGTCGAGGCATTCCACCAGGCGGGCGACCGTTTCCCCTTTGCCATCGAGGTGGTGGCCTTCGGCGACGAGGAAGGCGTGCGCTTTCCCGTAACCTTGTCGGGCTCACGCGCCATCGCCGGCAGTTTCGATACCACCACCCTGTCCCTGCGTGACAAGGACGGTATCTCGCTGCGCGAGGCGCTGGTCGCCTTCGGTTGCGACCCCGCCCGCATCGGGCAGATCGCCCGCAAACGCGAGCAGATCCTGGCTTTCGTCGAATTGCACATCGAGCAGGGCCCGGTGCTGGAGGACGAGGGCCTGGCGGTCGGCGCGGTCACCGCGATCAACGGCGCCAGCCGCCTGTCGGTGGAGGTCAAGGGGGTCGCCAACCATGCCGGCACGGTGCCCATGCACCTGCGGCGCGACGCGCTGGCGGCCGCCGCCGAAATGATGCTGGCGGTCGAGGCCCGCGGCCGGGCCGAGGCGGAACTGGTGGCGACGGTCGGCCGGGTCGACGTCATGCCCGGCGCGATCAACGTCATTCCCGGCCTGGTGCGCTTCACCATGGATGTCCGCTCCCCGTCCGATGCCGCGCGGCGCCGGGCGGTGGCCGACATCGACCGGCGCATCGCCGAAATCGCCCAGGCGCGCGGGGTCGAGAGCGCCATCACCCTGACCCACGAGGCTGCCGCCTGCCGCTGCGCGCCCGAACTGGTCGAGGCGATCGGCGGTGCCATTGCCCGGGCCGGGCTGGCCGTCAAGCGCCTGCCCTCGGGCGCCGGGCACGACGCCATGGCCTTCAGCCGCCTGTGCCCGGTGGGCATGATCTTCGTGCGCTGCGAGAAGGGCATCAGCCATAATCCGGCCGAGGCGATCACGATCGAGGACGCAGACATCTCGATGCGGGTCCTGATGGACTTTATAAAGAATTTCGATGCCGAAAAGCCCTCTCCGCCCTTCAGGGGGGAGAGGGTTGGGTGA
- a CDS encoding ABC transporter ATP-binding protein yields MAVRDDSSVELIGVTKSYGGTIAVDRIDLKIPPGTYCCLLGPSGCGKTSTLRMIAGHEEISDGYLRIGDRQVEDEPPVKRGTALMFQSYALFPHLDCVDNVAFSLKMRGVAKEERRAKAREMLAVVHMDRYADRLPAQLSGGQQQRVALARALITRPSVLLLDEPLSALDPFLRDRMREELKRLQLELGITFIHVTHSQGEAMALADLVVIMKDGRIEQAAPPRAVFNAPATAFVAQFIGGHNVIKVEDGSQVAVRSDRISLIPAAEGMVVDGTCVSAIVRSMEYHGAAVHLRLDTALTDEFSVVVDEAAFFASPLEIGDRVTARWSADHAHPLTA; encoded by the coding sequence ATGGCGGTACGCGACGACAGCAGTGTGGAGTTGATCGGGGTTACCAAATCCTATGGCGGCACCATCGCCGTCGACCGAATCGACCTCAAGATCCCGCCGGGCACCTATTGCTGCCTGCTTGGGCCGTCCGGCTGCGGCAAGACCTCGACCCTGCGCATGATCGCCGGGCACGAAGAGATCAGCGACGGCTATTTGCGCATCGGCGACCGCCAGGTCGAGGACGAGCCGCCGGTGAAGCGCGGCACCGCCCTGATGTTCCAGAGCTATGCCCTCTTCCCCCATCTCGACTGCGTCGACAATGTCGCCTTTTCCTTGAAGATGCGCGGCGTGGCCAAGGAGGAGCGCCGGGCCAAGGCGCGCGAGATGCTGGCCGTGGTCCACATGGACCGCTATGCCGATCGTCTCCCGGCGCAACTTTCGGGTGGCCAGCAGCAGCGTGTGGCCCTGGCCCGCGCCCTGATCACCAGGCCTTCCGTCCTGCTCCTCGACGAACCCTTGTCGGCGCTGGACCCGTTCCTGCGCGACCGGATGCGCGAGGAATTGAAGCGCCTGCAGCTCGAACTGGGCATCACCTTCATCCATGTTACCCACAGCCAGGGCGAGGCCATGGCCCTGGCCGACCTGGTGGTGATCATGAAGGACGGCCGCATCGAACAGGCCGCCCCGCCCCGCGCCGTGTTCAACGCCCCGGCCACCGCCTTCGTCGCCCAGTTCATCGGCGGCCACAATGTGATCAAGGTCGAGGACGGCAGCCAGGTCGCGGTGCGCAGCGACCGCATCAGCCTGATCCCCGCGGCCGAGGGCATGGTGGTAGACGGCACCTGCGTCAGCGCCATCGTGCGATCCATGGAGTATCACGGCGCCGCCGTGCACCTGCGCCTGGATACCGCGCTGACCGACGAATTCTCGGTGGTGGTGGACGAAGCCGCCTTCTTCGCCAGCCCGCTGGAAATCGGCGACCGGGTCACCGCCCGGTGGAGCGCCGATCACGCCCATCCGTTGACCGCCTGA
- a CDS encoding HAL/PAL/TAL family ammonia-lyase has translation MTVKIDGRRLSIGQVAAVARPNGNGRFDKAALHLQSRGKLEQARAFIDANWMNDDAPLMYSFNTGVGLFKEIRVPMADMAAYQEKSILAHATGVGEPFAQDVTRATMLLRANAFASNYSGPRVEVVDRLLAFLNAGIHPVIPQKGSVGASGDLAPLAYLAATICGMDKAEVIYKGKRMPARSAIAKAGFEVDFPLGAKDASALINGSTVSLALAVLATHDARRIAKLADITLALSLEALRGEKAAFDPRVHRARPHPGQAKVARNVLRLVGDSKRCDQAARDLIFPDEARQPGSKAPPRVQDVYSLRCAPQVHGPVAQALDYIEGIVTTEINSATDNPLMFELDEGGYTVISGGHFHGAYVAQAMDLLGISMADLSSISERRLARLIDPTMSYGLPRNLLAGQRGLNTGFATVQCSMSALVMENRHLATPGSVDSIPGKSNAEDHVSNSTWCARKARTIVENTEQVVAVEALMAAQALSLVEPIAKDYPLGTGTSAALKAIRGVIPAALDGDRWYHDEIATALDLARSNAIVDAVEAAVGPLE, from the coding sequence ATGACGGTGAAGATCGACGGCCGGCGCCTGAGCATCGGCCAGGTGGCGGCGGTCGCCCGGCCGAACGGCAACGGGCGCTTCGACAAGGCGGCCCTGCACCTGCAGTCGCGCGGCAAGCTGGAACAGGCGCGCGCCTTCATCGACGCCAACTGGATGAACGACGACGCGCCGCTGATGTATTCCTTCAACACCGGGGTCGGCCTGTTCAAGGAAATCCGCGTGCCCATGGCCGACATGGCGGCCTATCAGGAGAAGTCGATCCTGGCCCATGCCACCGGTGTGGGCGAACCCTTTGCGCAGGATGTCACCCGCGCCACCATGCTGCTGCGCGCCAATGCCTTCGCCTCGAACTATTCCGGGCCCAGGGTCGAGGTGGTCGACCGCCTGCTGGCCTTTCTCAACGCCGGCATTCACCCGGTGATCCCGCAGAAAGGCTCGGTCGGGGCCTCGGGCGACCTGGCCCCGCTGGCCTATCTTGCCGCCACCATCTGCGGCATGGACAAGGCCGAGGTGATCTACAAGGGCAAGCGCATGCCCGCGCGAAGCGCGATCGCCAAGGCCGGCTTCGAGGTCGATTTCCCGCTGGGGGCCAAGGATGCCTCGGCCCTGATCAACGGCTCCACCGTGTCGCTCGCACTCGCCGTGCTCGCGACCCACGATGCCCGGCGGATCGCCAAGCTGGCGGATATTACCTTGGCCCTGAGCCTGGAGGCCCTGCGCGGCGAGAAGGCGGCCTTCGATCCGCGTGTGCACCGCGCCCGGCCCCATCCCGGCCAGGCCAAGGTGGCGCGCAATGTGCTGCGCCTGGTCGGCGATTCCAAACGCTGCGACCAGGCCGCCCGCGACCTGATTTTCCCCGACGAAGCCCGCCAGCCCGGGAGCAAGGCGCCGCCCCGGGTGCAGGACGTCTATTCCCTGCGCTGCGCGCCCCAGGTCCACGGCCCGGTGGCCCAGGCGCTGGACTATATCGAGGGCATCGTCACCACCGAGATCAATTCGGCGACCGACAACCCTCTGATGTTCGAGCTGGACGAGGGTGGTTACACGGTGATCTCCGGCGGGCATTTCCACGGCGCCTATGTCGCCCAGGCGATGGACCTGCTGGGCATTTCGATGGCGGACCTGAGTTCGATATCAGAACGCCGGCTGGCCCGCCTGATCGATCCCACCATGTCCTACGGCCTGCCGCGCAACCTGCTGGCGGGGCAGCGAGGCCTCAATACGGGGTTTGCCACCGTGCAGTGCTCGATGTCCGCTTTGGTGATGGAGAACCGCCACCTGGCGACCCCGGGCAGCGTCGATTCGATCCCGGGCAAGAGCAATGCCGAAGACCATGTCTCGAACTCCACCTGGTGCGCCCGCAAGGCCCGCACCATCGTCGAGAACACCGAGCAGGTGGTCGCGGTCGAAGCCCTGATGGCCGCCCAGGCCCTGTCCCTGGTCGAGCCGATCGCCAAGGACTACCCCTTGGGGACCGGCACCAGCGCCGCCCTGAAAGCCATCCGCGGGGTGATCCCGGCCGCGCTGGACGGCGACCGCTGGTACCACGACGAAATCGCCACGGCCCTGGACCTGGCCCGCTCCAATGCCATCGTCGACGCGGTGGAGGCGGCCGTTGGGCCGCTGGAATAA